In one Triticum aestivum cultivar Chinese Spring unplaced genomic scaffold, IWGSC CS RefSeq v2.1 scaffold283969, whole genome shotgun sequence genomic region, the following are encoded:
- the LOC123176469 gene encoding uncharacterized protein C2orf16 produces the protein GLSPVQGPLPVKFPLPDPRNPLSLKPGSLNFDSSKSALVKTESVSAAIAGARAAATQYSRKGSTAATSSEIQTRGKSRENHADGSSGSGALPSVVQNSQSHLQNQDPSPVVHNSPLHLVIQNPSPVVQNSPSYSQTRNPQYIAQSSPSYSQTRNSQYMVQSSPSYSPTQNPRYMAQSSPSYSRNQSQSSNIQSTPFYFHDQNQSSNVHSNPSHFHYQNQSSTVHNSPSYSHNQNPSPNVQNGPSYSQNHNPSPVAQNSPLFLQHQNAEPRRSPRLQGGAPHRLVAAALRDLKQSSLRESGEQSSAPRSWPE, from the coding sequence tgggtcTTTCGCCTGTTCAAGGTCCACTGCCGGTCAAGTTCCCGCTTCCAGATCCCAGAAACCCCTTGTCTCTCAAGCCGGGATCTCTCAATTTCGACTCTTCAAAGTCTGCCCTGGTCAAGACTGAGAGTGTTTCTGCAGCGATAGCCGGGGCTAGAGCTGCCGCGACTCAGTATTCGAGGAAGGGTAGTACTGCTGCCACTAGCAGTGAGATTCAAACTCGAGGGAAATCGAGGGAGAATCATGCCGATGGCAGTTCAGGGAGTGGGGCTCTGCCGTCTGTTGTCCAGAACAGTCAATCGCATCTGCAAAACCAGGATCCATCGCCTGTTGTCCACAACAGTCCATTGCATTTGGTAATCCAGAATCCATCGCCTGTTGTCCAGAACAGTCCATCATACTCGCAAACTCGGAATCCTCAGTATATTGCTCAGAGCAGTCCATCCTACTCGCAAACTCGGAATTCTCAGTATATGGTTCAGAGCAGTCCATCCTATTCGCCAACTCAGAATCCTCGGTATATGGCTCAGAGCAGTCCATCCTATTCGCGGAACCAGAGTCAATCGTCCAATATCCAGAGCACTCCATTCTATTTCCATGACCAGAATCAATCGTCCAATGTCCACAGCAATCCATCCCATTTCCATTATCAGAATCAATCTTCCACTGTCCACAACAGTCCATCCTATTCTCATAATCAGAACCCATCGCCCAATGTCCAGAACGGTCCATCGTACTCGCAAAACCATAACCCTTCTCCTGTTGCCCAGAACAGTCCATTGTTTTTGCAACACCAGAACGCCGAGCCTCGGAGAAGTCCCAGACTACAGGGTGGAGCTCCCCACAGG